In Nilaparvata lugens isolate BPH chromosome 5, ASM1435652v1, whole genome shotgun sequence, the following proteins share a genomic window:
- the LOC111044994 gene encoding PHD finger protein 12 — MDDSSSSSSSGSGDDSPDLDTEEESTRKFRPCGRHRPNAACKRPSQNEVGESSKKMKPAKSESDDNVPPEEKVKKMSLEDMFGVLYAEGHFSRYPRPVERQVVAMLVPTNSSAGPVLIKGSVSIGKSPSCDIVLSKFGFCVNISDHHATITYDRSTRLFELMNYSKTLTIVDNLSYSNGHPTPDKPNAVLKNLRNFLNANRMTEPDMDELAENIISDGACYGSEDEVITTCSYGRRLKQAFPGAAIIRHGSELRFGCIPFVFCTMNQW; from the exons ATGGATGATAGTAGCAGCAGCAGTAGCAGCGGCAGCGGCGATGATTCACCAGATTTGGACACAGAAGAGGAGTCAACTAGGAAATTCCGTCCCTGTGGCCGGCACCGACCCAATGCCGCCTGCAAAAGACCCAGCCAAAACGAAGTCGGTGAATCCAGCAAGAAAATGAAACCTGCTAAATCAGAAAGTGACGACAATGTACCTCCCGAGGAAAAGGTCAAAAAGATGTCACTCGAAGATATGTTTGGTGTGTTGTATGCTGAGGGTCATTTCTCGCGCTACCCTAGACCTGTTGAACGACAAGTTGTTGCAATGTTGGTGCCTACCAATTCTTCCGCGGGCCCAGTTCTAATAAAGGGGTCTGTCTCTATTGGTAAAA GTCCCTCGTGCGATATCGTTCTGTCAAAATTTGGTTTCTGTGTGAATATTTCCGACCATCATGCAACTATCACATATGATAGA AGTACGCGATTATTTGAGCTGATGAATTACAGCAAAACATTGACGATTGTTGATAATTTGAGCTATTCTAATGGACATCCGACTCCTGACAAGCCCAACGCTGTGTTAAAAAACTTGAGAAACTTTCTCAACGCTAATAGGATGACAGAACCTGATATGGATGAACTTGCAGAGAATATTATTTCTGATGGAGCGTGTTATGGTTCAGAGGATGAG GTGATAACAACCTGCAGCTATGGCCGTCGACTCAAGCAGGCGTTCCCTGGAGCTGCCATTATAAGGCACGGCTCTGAATTGAGATTTGGTTGTATCCCTTTCGTCTTCTGTACCATGAATCAATGGTGA